In one bacterium CG_4_10_14_0_2_um_filter_33_32 genomic region, the following are encoded:
- a CDS encoding pseudouridine synthase codes for MEKIKIAKYLASSGLCSRRKCEELIKSGAIKVNRTLAKVADRINPKQDTIEIGNKKIKPQEKVYYLLYKPVGYVTTTKDKHAQYLITDLAPKNPPVWPVGRLDKFTSGLIILTNDGELTQKLTHPKYEKEKEYSIITNKPLAQEEIIKIKKGVKLEDGFIKPDLFEETSKNNYKMILHSGKKRIVRRIIENFGKKVSQLKRVRVDNLTLENLKIGQYRKLDQKKINNLLEK; via the coding sequence ATGGAAAAAATAAAAATTGCAAAATATTTAGCCTCAAGCGGATTATGCTCCAGAAGGAAATGCGAAGAACTTATAAAAAGCGGCGCTATTAAAGTTAACAGAACATTAGCAAAAGTTGCAGATAGAATTAATCCTAAACAAGACACTATCGAAATCGGCAATAAAAAAATCAAACCGCAAGAAAAAGTCTACTATTTATTATATAAACCTGTAGGATATGTAACGACAACTAAAGATAAACATGCACAATATTTAATAACCGACCTTGCACCAAAAAATCCGCCTGTTTGGCCAGTTGGAAGATTAGATAAATTTACTTCAGGCTTAATTATTCTAACTAACGATGGAGAACTCACCCAAAAGCTGACTCACCCAAAATATGAAAAAGAAAAAGAATATTCAATTATCACCAATAAACCATTAGCACAAGAAGAAATTATAAAAATCAAAAAAGGCGTAAAACTAGAAGATGGTTTTATAAAACCTGATTTATTTGAAGAAACATCAAAAAATAATTATAAAATGATTTTGCATTCAGGCAAAAAAAGAATCGTGCGGAGAATTATCGAAAATTTTGGCAAAAAAGTTTCGCAGCTTAAAAGAGTAAGAGTTGACAATCTTACCTTGGAAAATCTAAAAATCGGACAATATAGAAAATTGGATCAGAAGAAAATTAATAATTTATTGGAAAAGTAA
- a CDS encoding inorganic pyrophosphatase yields the protein MAPYYNKLSHYIGKIIEVKIDRPKGSKHPKHSYIYPINYGYIPGIKGLDGEEIGVYILGINKPIKNFKGKCIVIIEREDDNDDKLVVVPDGTNFTDKNIQEITYFQEKYFNSKIIR from the coding sequence ATCGCGCCTTATTACAATAAGTTAAGTCATTATATTGGTAAGATAATAGAAGTAAAAATCGATAGACCAAAAGGATCAAAGCACCCAAAGCATTCTTATATTTATCCTATTAATTATGGATATATACCCGGCATAAAGGGCTTGGATGGAGAAGAGATAGGTGTTTATATATTAGGTATCAATAAACCTATAAAGAATTTTAAAGGAAAATGCATTGTTATTATAGAAAGAGAAGATGATAATGATGACAAGCTTGTAGTTGTGCCTGATGGTACAAATTTTACTGATAAAAATATCCAAGAGATTACATATTTTCAAGAAAAATATTTTAATTCGAAAATAATAAGGTAA